GGCGCGGGTCTTCGAAGACCTCGTCCGCACCCGGCCCGCTCAGGAAGACATCGTCGTCACGCACGGCGACCCCTGCCTGCCCAACCTGATTCTGAACGGCGAGTACGTCGAGGGTTTCGTGGACGTGGGCCGCGCCGGGCTGGCCGACCGCCACGCGGACCTCGCGCTGGCCTGGCGCAGCCTGCTCCGGAATCTGGGGCCACAGTGGGCGGAGCGCTTTCTGGACCTGTACGGGCGGGAACAGGTGGACGCGGGCAAACTCGCCTATTACCGCCTGCTCGACGAACTGTTCTGATTCGTCCCGGCGGCCCCGCGCGGCGCGTGCTCTACTCCTCCCCGTGCGTGCCCTGTCGCTGCTCGTGACCCGGCGGCCCTGGCTGGTGCTGGGGCTGTGGGGCCTGCTCGCGCTGCTCAGCGCCTATCCCGCCTCGCTGGCACCCCGGGGCCTCAGCGCCAATCCCGGCGGCCTGGAAAACGCCGAGAGCACCCGCGTGACCACGCTGCTGCGCGAACGCTTCGGCGAGACCGACACCAACACGGCGCTGCTGGTCACCCGCCACGACCCGCCGCTGGGCACCCCGGCGGGCCAGGAGGCGTATAACCGCCTGCTCGCCGGGCTGGAGGAGGTGGCGGGCGTCAGCCGCGTCCTGCCGGCCGGAGCACAGGGCAGCGTGCCCACGGTCAGCGAGGACGGCCGCCTGTCGCTGACCGTCGCCCAGATTCCGCTGGAAGACGGGGCGACCCAGACCCTGGCCCGCGTGCGCGCCTACGTGGCCCAGGCCGAAGCCGCAGCAGGGGGCCTGAGCGTGGGCGTGACCGGCGGGCAGGCCATCGCGGACGACTTCACCGAGTTCGCCGAGAGCGACACCAAACGCAGCGAGCTGACAGCCCTGCCCCTCACCGCGCTGGTGCTGCTGGGCGTGTTCGGGGCGCTGGTGGCGACCGGGCTGCCGCTGGCGGTCGGCGTGCTGAGCATCACGGTGGCGATGGCGGGGCTGTACGGCCTGACCCGGGTGACCGAGGTCAGCTCCTTTGCCCAGAGCATCATCACCATGCTGGGGCTGGGGGCCGGGATCGACTACGCCTTACTCATGGTCAACCGCTTCCGCGAGGAACTGGGGCAGGATCCCGATCCCCGCGCGGCGGCGGCCCGCACCGTCCTGACCGCCGGGCGCAGCGTGCTGTTCAGCGGCCTGACAGTCGCCATCGCGATGGCCGCCCTGATCCTCCCGCCCATCGCCTTCGTGCGCAGCATGGGCCTGGGCGGGGTGCTGGTGGTGCTGCTCACGGTGCTCGCCAGCGTGACGGCGCTCCCCGCGCTGCTGGCCCTGCTGGGCGAGCGGGTCAACAGTCCCCGGCGCCTGCGCCTGCCCTGGACGGCGGGGGCGGGGTCGTCGGGGGCCTGGACCGCCTTCGCCCGGCGGGTCACCCGGCGCCCCGGACTGGCGGCGCTGCTCAGCGTCCTCTTTCTGCTCCTCCTCGCCTGGCCCGCCCGCGAGATGCAGACCGGGTACGCGGGCGCTTGGGGCCTGACGCCCGGCGTCGAGAGCCGCGACGCCCTGGCGGACGTGCGCGATCTGGGCGCGGGCGGCCTGCTCAGCCAGTTCGAGGTCATCCTCGATCTGGAAGGCCAGCGCTACGGCCCAGAGGACCGCGCCCGCTTCCAGGGGGTCGTCGAGGACCTGCGCGCCCTGCCCGGCGTCCAGACGGTGGTCAGCCCCTTCCTGACCCCGGCGGACCTGGTAGGAGGGGAGGGGGAAGGAGGCGGCACCGACACGCTGGCCGCACTCAGCCTGCTCAACGCGCGGTCCTTCAGCGCTGACCGGACGCTGCTGCGGGTCACGGTGGTGCCGGGGAGCTACCTGCGCGCCGACCAGATCGACCCCTTTCAGGCGCGGCTGCGCGGGGCGCTGGCGGCGTCCGGCTTTCCCTTCCTGCTGGGCGGCGCGCCGATTGGCGAGCGCGAGTTCAGCCGGGCGATCACGGGCGCGCTGCCGACGGCCGTGCTGACCGTCTTCGCGGCGACCTTCCTGCTGCTGATGGTCGCCTTTCGCAGCCTGCTGGTGCCGCTCAAGAGTCTGCTGATGAACACCCTGACGGTCGGCGCGGCCTACGGGGTCGTCACGCTGGTCGTGCAGGGGGGCTTCCTGGCTGGGCCGCTGGGCATACCCGACGACGTGGGCGTGCTGGACTCCAGCCTGCCGCTGCTGCTGTTCGCGGTGCTGTTCGGCCTCAGCATGGACTACGAGATCTTCCTGCTCTCGCGCGTGCAGGAAGAAGTGCTGCGCGGCCACCCCAACGACGAGGCGGTGGTCCTCGCCGTGGGCCGCACCGCCCGCATCATCACCTCGGCGGCGCTGATCATGTTCATCGTCTTTTGCGCCTTTATCGCCGGGCGGGTGGTCGCCAACAAGAGCATCGGCCTGGGCCTGGCGGTCGCGGTGGCCCTCGACGCCACGCTGGTGCGGCTGGTGCTGGTGCCCGCCTTCCTGAAGCTCGCCGGGCGTTGGAACTG
This Deinococcus budaensis DNA region includes the following protein-coding sequences:
- a CDS encoding MMPL family transporter, with the translated sequence MRALSLLVTRRPWLVLGLWGLLALLSAYPASLAPRGLSANPGGLENAESTRVTTLLRERFGETDTNTALLVTRHDPPLGTPAGQEAYNRLLAGLEEVAGVSRVLPAGAQGSVPTVSEDGRLSLTVAQIPLEDGATQTLARVRAYVAQAEAAAGGLSVGVTGGQAIADDFTEFAESDTKRSELTALPLTALVLLGVFGALVATGLPLAVGVLSITVAMAGLYGLTRVTEVSSFAQSIITMLGLGAGIDYALLMVNRFREELGQDPDPRAAAARTVLTAGRSVLFSGLTVAIAMAALILPPIAFVRSMGLGGVLVVLLTVLASVTALPALLALLGERVNSPRRLRLPWTAGAGSSGAWTAFARRVTRRPGLAALLSVLFLLLLAWPAREMQTGYAGAWGLTPGVESRDALADVRDLGAGGLLSQFEVILDLEGQRYGPEDRARFQGVVEDLRALPGVQTVVSPFLTPADLVGGEGEGGGTDTLAALSLLNARSFSADRTLLRVTVVPGSYLRADQIDPFQARLRGALAASGFPFLLGGAPIGEREFSRAITGALPTAVLTVFAATFLLLMVAFRSLLVPLKSLLMNTLTVGAAYGVVTLVVQGGFLAGPLGIPDDVGVLDSSLPLLLFAVLFGLSMDYEIFLLSRVQEEVLRGHPNDEAVVLAVGRTARIITSAALIMFIVFCAFIAGRVVANKSIGLGLAVAVALDATLVRLVLVPAFLKLAGRWNWWLPGWLDRLLPRVRIEH